The following are from one region of the Oenanthe melanoleuca isolate GR-GAL-2019-014 chromosome 23, OMel1.0, whole genome shotgun sequence genome:
- the TMEM39B gene encoding transmembrane protein 39B: MAGGRRGPNRSSYCRNPLCEPGAAGAAAHSSGSAVSGVRSRTRSGSGTGLSSPPLAAQTVVPLRHCKIPELPVERSVLFELQLFFCHLVALFVHYINIYKTVWWYPPSHPPSHTSLNFHLIDFNVLTVTTIVLARRLIGAVVKEASQSGKVSLARSIFLVVTRFAVLTGTGWSLCRSIIHLFRTYSFLNLLFLCYPFGMYIPFLQLNCDFRKAGLFAQVANIGPRDTGEVTNRGRDYLTVLKETWKQHTRQMYGVEAMPSHACCLSPDLIRSEVEFLKMDFNWRMKEVLVSSMLSAYYVAFVPVWFVKNTQYYDKRWSCELFLLVSISTSVILMQYLLPARYCDLLHKAAAHLGCWQKVDPALCSNVLQHQWTEECMWPQGVLVKHSKNVYKAVGHYNVAVPSDVSHFRFHFFFSKPLRILNILILLEGAVIFYQLYSLISSEKWHQTISLALILFSNYYAFFKLLRDRLVLGKAYSYAASRDSEQKLN; encoded by the exons ATGGCCGGGGGACGCCGGGGTCCCAACAGGAGCTCCTACTGCCGGAACCCCCTGTGCGAGCCCGGGGCCGCCGGCGCCGCCGCGCACTCCTCGGGCTCCGCCGTCAGCGGCGTGCGCTCCCGCACCAG GAGTGGCTCAGGGACAGGCCTGTCCAGCCCCCCTCTGGCAGCTCAGACAGTCGTTCCCCTGCGGCACTGCAAGATCCCCGAGCTGCCCGTGGAGAGGAGCGTCCTGTTCGAGCTGCAGCTCTTCTTCTGCCACCTGGTCGCCCTCTTCGTGCACTACATCAACATCTACAAGACAGTGTGGTGGTACCCACCCTCCCACCCTCCTTCTCACACCTCCCTG AACTTTCACCTCATCGACTTCAACGTGCTGACGGTGACAACCATCGTCCTGGCACGGCGCCTCATCGGCGCTGTCGTCAAGGAG GCTTCCCAGAGTGGCAAAGTCTCCCTGGCACGCTCCATCTTCCTGGTGGTCACTCGCTTCGCCGTGCTCACGGGCACGGGCTGGAGTTTGTGTCGCTCCATCATCCACCTGTTCAGGACCTACTCCTTCCTCAACCTCCTGTTCCTCTGCTACCC GTTTGGGATGTACATCCCCTTCCTCCAGCTGAACTGTGACTTCAGGAAGGCAGGGCTCTTCGCCCAGGTGGCCAACATTGGCCCCAGGGACACGGGGGAGGTGACAAACCGGGGCAGGGACTACCTGACAGTGCTGAAGGAGACCTGGAAGCAGCACACGAGGCAGATGTACGGCGTGGAGGCCATGCCCAGCCACGCCTGCTGCCTGTCCCCCGACCTCATCCGCAGCGAGGTGGAGTTCCTCAAGATGGACTTCAACTGGCGCATGAAGGAGGTGCTGGTGAGCTCCATGCTCAGCGCCTACTACGTGGCCTTCGTGCCCGTGTGGTTTGTCAAG AACACCCAGTACTACGACAAGCGCTGGTCCTGTGAGCTCTTCCTGCTGGTTTCCATCAGCACCTCGGTGATCCTCATGCAGTACCTGCTGCCTGCTCGCTACTGTGACCTGCTGCACAAGGCTGCAGCAcacctgggctgctggcagaAGGTGGACCCAGCCCTCTGCTCCAACGTGCTGCAGCACCA GTGGACTGAGGAGTGCATGTGGCCTCAGGGGGTGCTGGTGAAGCACAGCAAGAACGTTTACAAGGCCGTGGGTCACTACAACGTGGCCGTGCCCTCGGACGTCTCGCACTTCCGATTCCAC TTCTTTTTCAGCAAACCACTGCGAATCCTCAACATCCTGATcctgctggaaggagctgtCATCTTCTACCAGCTCTACTCACTGATTTCCTCAGAGAAGTGGCACCAGACCATCTCTCTGGCTCTGATCCTCTTCAGCAACTACTACGCCTTCTTCAAGCTGCTGCGGGACCGCCTGGTGCTGGGCAAAGCCTATTCCTatgctgccagcagggactcAGAGCAGAAGTTAAATTAA
- the KHDRBS1 gene encoding KH domain-containing, RNA-binding, signal transduction-associated protein 1 — translation MQRRDDPTGRLSRGQGPGGRAPPPPPPPPPRRPPRGGGSRGAVCGAQPPPPGVGPSAVISGSPAASVQMVGGKMEPENKYLPELMAEKDSLDPSFTHAMQLLTAEIEKIQKGEPTKKDEEENYLDLFSHKNMKLKERVLIPVKQYPKFNFVGKILGPQGNTIKRLQEETGAKISVLGKGSMRDKAKEEELRKGGDPKYAHLNMELHVFIEVFGPPCEAYGLMAHAMEEVKKFLVPDMMDDICQEQFLELSYLNGVPEPNRGRGVPGRGRGAAPPPPVPRGRGVVPPPPPRGALVRGAPVRGALARGAALARGVPPPPPPPTVRGAPAPRARAAGMQRIPLPPPPVPESYEEYGYDDTYAEQSYEGYEGYYSQGQGDTEYYDYGHGEAQETYEGYGQDDWNGTRPSLKAPTARPVKGGYREHPYGRY, via the exons ATGCAGCGTCGCGACGACCCGACCGGCCGCTTGTCGCGAGGGCAGGGCCCCGGAGgccgcgcgccgccgccgccgccgccgccgccgccgcgccggcCGCCCCGTGGCGGAGGAAGCCGCGGAGCCGTCTGCGGggcgcagccgccgccgcccggtGTGGGCCCGAGCGCTGTGATCTCAGGGAGCCCCGCCGCTTCGGTGCAGATGGTTGGAGGCAAGATGGAGCCTGAGAATAAATACCTGCCCGAGTTGATGGCCGAGAAGGATAGTCTGGACCCGTCCTTCACGCACGCCATGCAGCTGCTCACCGCAG aaattgaaaaaatCCAGAAGGGTGAGCCAACAAAGAaggatgaggaagaaaattacctggatttattttctcacaAGAACATGAAGCTGAAAGAACGAGTTCTGATCCCTGTCAAACAATACCCCAAG TTCAACTTTGTTGGGAAGATTTTGGGACCCCAAGGAAACACCATTAAGAGACTCCAGGAAGAAACTGGTGCCAAAATTTCTGTTCTGGGGAAAGGTTCCATGAGAGATAAAGCCAAG gaggaggagctgcgCAAAGGGGGGGACCCCAAGTACGCTCACCTGAACATGGAGCTGCACGTGTTCATCGAGGTGTTTGGGCCCCCCTGCGAGGCCTACGGGCTCATGGCCCACGCCATGGAGGAGGTCAAGAAATTCCTGGTCCCT GATATGATGGATGATATCTGCCAGGAGCAGTTTTTGGAGCTCTCTTATCTCAACGGGGTCCCAGAGCCCAACCGTGGCCGAGGGGTccccgggcggggccggggggcagCTCCCCCTCCACCTGTGCCAAG GGGCCGTGGGGTCgttccccctcctcccccccgGGGTGCCCTGGTCAGGGGAGCCCCCGTGCGGGGGGCCCTGGCCCGGGGGGCCGCCCTGGCCCGGGGGGTGCCccctcccccccctccccccacgGTCAGAGGGGCTCCTGCCCCCCGGGCACGGGCAGCTGGAATGCAGAGGATCCCCCTGCCCCCGCCCCCTGTGCCGGAGAGCTACGAGGAATAT ggctACGATGACACCTATGCAGAGCAGAGCTATGAGGGCTATGAGGGCTACTACAGCCAGGGCCAGGG GGATACAGAATATTATGATTATGGACATGGGGAGGCACAGGAAACTTATGAAGGTTATG GCCAAGATGACTGGAATGGAACCAGGCCCTCCCTGAAGGCTCCTACAGCCAGGCCAGTCAAGGGGGGCTACAGAGAGCACCCCTATGGACGCTACTAA